A section of the Lynx canadensis isolate LIC74 chromosome A1, mLynCan4.pri.v2, whole genome shotgun sequence genome encodes:
- the LOC115504450 gene encoding sperm-associated acrosin inhibitor-like, which yields MSLFSSWIKAIFIIALAFPLYSETSLAPMPEARSMPQCKPYSDEQDYCTREWDPICANNGKTYGNTCAFCREKKKNGDEFDFVHFGYC from the exons ATGTCTCTCTTCTCATCGTGGATCAAAGCTATTTTCATCATTGCCTTGGCATTTCCTCTTTATTCTG AAACTTCTTTGGCACCTATGCCAGAAGCCAGAAGTATG CCACAATGTAAACCATATTCAGATGAGCAAGATTATTGCACCAGAGAATGGGATCCAATCTGTGCGAACAATGGAAAAACTTATGGAAATACATGTGCTTTCTGCAGGGAAAAGAA GAAAAATGGTGATGAATTTGATTTTGTGCATTTTGGTTACTGTTGA